The following coding sequences are from one Streptomyces sp. NBC_00536 window:
- a CDS encoding PIG-L family deacetylase yields the protein MTDRPLTLMAVHAHPDDEATGTGGVLARYAAEGIRTVLVTCTDGGCGDGPEGVKPGEPGHDPAAIALMRRQELEASCEVLKVSDLELLDYADSGMMGWASNDAPGSFWQTPVEKGAARLAELMRHYRPDVVVTYDENGFYGHPDHIQAHRITMAALEMVAPTLTPKVYWTTMPRSMMQRFGEIMREFHEDMPEPDPAEAAAMAKIGLPDDEITTWVDAVEFSGQKFDALAAHASQGENIFFLKMGKERFGELMGTETFVRVKDTTGAAVPENDLFAGLR from the coding sequence ATGACTGACCGGCCCCTGACACTCATGGCTGTACACGCCCACCCTGACGACGAGGCCACCGGAACCGGCGGGGTCCTCGCCCGGTACGCGGCGGAAGGCATCCGCACCGTGCTCGTGACGTGTACCGACGGCGGTTGCGGTGACGGACCGGAGGGCGTCAAGCCGGGCGAGCCCGGGCACGATCCGGCGGCCATCGCCTTGATGCGCCGTCAAGAACTGGAGGCCAGCTGCGAAGTCCTGAAGGTCAGCGATCTGGAGCTGCTGGACTACGCCGACTCCGGGATGATGGGCTGGGCCAGCAACGACGCCCCCGGATCCTTCTGGCAGACCCCCGTGGAGAAGGGCGCCGCCCGGCTCGCGGAACTCATGCGGCACTACCGGCCCGATGTGGTCGTCACGTATGACGAGAACGGCTTCTACGGTCACCCCGACCACATCCAGGCCCACCGCATCACGATGGCGGCGCTGGAGATGGTCGCGCCGACGCTGACGCCGAAGGTGTACTGGACGACGATGCCCCGCTCGATGATGCAGCGGTTCGGCGAGATCATGCGCGAGTTCCATGAGGACATGCCGGAGCCGGATCCCGCCGAGGCCGCCGCGATGGCCAAGATCGGTCTCCCCGACGATGAGATCACCACCTGGGTGGACGCCGTCGAGTTCAGCGGTCAGAAGTTCGATGCGCTGGCCGCGCACGCCAGTCAGGGCGAGAACATCTTCTTCCTCAAAATGGGCAAGGAGAGGTTCGGCGAGTTGATGGGCACGGAGACCTTCGTACGGGTCAAGGACACCACCGGCGCGGCCGTACCCGAGAACGACCTCTTCGCCGGACTGCGCTGA
- a CDS encoding ArnT family glycosyltransferase, giving the protein MNVRGDGRLGPQQLPLRPVELRPFALRPVAWVAAVLAAALVALSGRYGFHRDELYFLLAGRHPAWGYVDQPPLTPLLARAGTAVFGTSPTGLRVIPALLSACSVVLTALLARELGAGRGGQILAAACCACSGYVLAIGHLLSTSTFDLTAELGVLLLTLRLLRTRNLRWWPALGMAVGVTLLNKQLVLSLLLALLLALPLGWLVDRLVVRLADRPVARPRREFAWRPRPGSTKLGNAKLGSTKLLLGPLLALFLALLICAPTLWWQATHGWPELKVARVLSHIQGVSGRLLFLPLQLLQFSPVLVPVAVFGLRRLLRDDELRWARPMALAYPVLCVLVLVGGGKPYYPLPLLLAVTAPGCEPVIRRAGRARHAGRPWRTLAPLLLLAAATSALAALPVLPVSAVAVTNAVDIDQGEQVGWPRFTRATAAAWTAIPAAQRAHAVLLTSNYGEAGALARYGPAYRLPLVYSGHMSLYDWGPPADNYDGPVLLVEQAGGQHRLERPFTHCRTVGRIDNGHGIGNQEQNAELVLCDGAHQRWSVLWPSVREY; this is encoded by the coding sequence GTGAACGTTCGGGGGGACGGGCGGCTCGGTCCGCAGCAGTTGCCGTTACGGCCGGTCGAGTTACGGCCGTTCGCGTTGCGGCCGGTCGCATGGGTGGCGGCCGTGCTCGCCGCGGCGTTGGTCGCGCTGTCGGGGCGGTACGGGTTCCACCGCGACGAGCTCTACTTCCTGCTCGCCGGGCGGCATCCGGCCTGGGGGTACGTCGACCAGCCGCCGCTGACCCCGCTGCTCGCCCGGGCCGGCACCGCCGTATTCGGGACGAGCCCGACCGGCCTGCGGGTCATACCCGCGCTGCTGTCGGCATGTTCCGTGGTGCTGACCGCCCTGCTGGCCCGGGAGCTGGGAGCCGGTCGTGGCGGGCAGATCCTCGCGGCCGCGTGCTGTGCCTGCTCCGGGTACGTCCTGGCCATCGGCCATTTGCTGTCCACCAGCACCTTCGATCTGACCGCCGAGCTGGGCGTCCTGCTCCTGACGCTCCGGCTGCTGCGGACCAGGAACCTGCGCTGGTGGCCGGCCCTGGGCATGGCGGTCGGGGTGACGCTGCTGAACAAGCAGCTCGTCCTGTCGCTGCTCCTCGCACTGCTCCTCGCGCTGCCGCTGGGCTGGCTGGTGGATCGGCTCGTGGTTCGGCTGGCGGATCGGCCGGTGGCCCGCCCCCGGCGCGAGTTCGCGTGGCGCCCGCGGCCCGGAAGTACAAAGCTTGGAAACGCAAAGCTTGGAAGCACAAAGCTGCTGCTCGGACCGCTACTCGCGCTGTTCCTCGCGCTCCTCATCTGCGCACCCACGCTCTGGTGGCAGGCCACCCACGGCTGGCCCGAGCTGAAGGTGGCCCGGGTTCTCAGCCACATCCAAGGCGTGTCGGGACGGCTGCTGTTCCTGCCGCTCCAGTTGCTCCAGTTCTCCCCGGTCCTCGTTCCCGTCGCGGTGTTCGGCCTGCGCCGACTGCTCCGCGATGACGAGCTGCGCTGGGCCCGGCCAATGGCGCTCGCCTATCCGGTGCTCTGCGTCCTGGTGCTCGTCGGCGGCGGCAAGCCGTACTACCCGCTCCCCCTGCTGCTCGCCGTGACGGCGCCCGGCTGTGAACCCGTCATCCGCCGAGCCGGCCGAGCCCGCCATGCCGGCCGGCCCTGGCGCACCCTCGCACCCCTCCTTCTCCTGGCGGCGGCCACAAGCGCCCTGGCCGCCCTGCCCGTGCTGCCGGTCTCGGCGGTCGCCGTGACCAACGCCGTCGACATCGACCAGGGCGAGCAGGTGGGCTGGCCCCGCTTCACCCGTGCCACCGCGGCCGCCTGGACCGCGATCCCCGCGGCACAGCGCGCTCACGCCGTCCTGCTCACCTCGAACTACGGCGAGGCGGGCGCCCTCGCCCGTTACGGGCCGGCCTACAGGCTCCCCCTCGTCTACTCCGGTCACATGAGCCTGTACGACTGGGGCCCGCCCGCGGACAACTACGACGGCCCCGTCCTCCTGGTCGAGCAGGCCGGCGGGCAGCACCGCCTGGAACGGCCTTTCACCCACTGCCGCACCGTTGGCCGCATCGACAACGGCCACGGCATCGGCAACCAGGAGCAGAACGCGGAGTTGGTGCTGTGCGACGGCGCTCACCAGCGGTGGTCCGTACTCTGGCCGTCAGTGCGCGAGTACTGA
- a CDS encoding TetR/AcrR family transcriptional regulator, translating to MARAGLTAERVTVAGAELADEVGLDKVTMSQVARRLGVKDASLYAHVRSLQDLRGRIALLAADEKTLRIAEATAGRAGKDALLAFANAWREYAHTYPGRYTATQTPIPIDPELAAGAPGPRRAIELTYGMLRGYGLTEPDLTDAVRLLRSTFHGFVALEAAGGFGHERSPQQSWVRALDALHALLEHWPPSREGDLA from the coding sequence ATGGCACGGGCAGGGCTGACGGCGGAGCGGGTGACGGTCGCGGGCGCCGAGCTGGCGGACGAGGTCGGGCTCGACAAGGTGACCATGTCGCAGGTGGCGCGGCGACTCGGCGTGAAGGACGCGAGCCTCTACGCGCACGTCCGCAGCCTGCAGGATCTGCGCGGACGGATCGCGCTGCTGGCGGCGGACGAGAAGACCCTCCGCATCGCGGAGGCCACGGCCGGGCGGGCGGGCAAGGACGCGCTGCTCGCGTTCGCCAACGCTTGGCGGGAGTACGCCCACACGTATCCGGGCCGCTACACCGCGACCCAGACCCCGATCCCGATCGACCCGGAACTGGCCGCGGGGGCGCCCGGACCGCGGCGCGCCATCGAGCTGACCTACGGAATGCTGCGCGGCTACGGACTCACCGAGCCCGACCTGACCGACGCGGTCCGGTTGCTGCGCAGCACGTTCCACGGCTTCGTCGCCCTGGAGGCCGCGGGCGGGTTCGGGCACGAGCGTTCGCCGCAGCAGTCCTGGGTCCGCGCCCTCGACGCCCTGCACGCCCTCCTGGAGCACTGGCCCCCGTCCCGAGAAGGAGACCTCGCATGA
- a CDS encoding alpha/beta fold hydrolase produces the protein MTGPTTGTLRVNGATLHYDVRGRGPLLLLISGGTGGAASFDAIADDLAAEYTVVTYDPRGMSRSTLDDPEAEQSVAEHADDALRILELLSPDEPARVFGSSSGAIAALHLLTAHPGRIERLVAHEPPVVEVLPDAPAHRALLARVQATFRAEGLMPAMAVFAAGLKKDGDTSEPMAASEPETESQPKAGMEAKAGFTLPPQAAARARQTMANLPYFVGRIVPSFMSYVPDVNRLEALADRLVLACGQDSRGELPYRPAAFLAERLGIELRHFPGGHTGLTTHPAEFGEFLRKALRG, from the coding sequence ATGACCGGCCCGACCACCGGCACCCTGCGCGTGAACGGCGCAACCCTGCACTACGACGTACGCGGCCGGGGCCCGCTCCTGCTCCTGATCTCCGGAGGGACGGGCGGCGCGGCCTCCTTCGACGCGATCGCCGACGACCTGGCCGCCGAATACACCGTCGTGACCTACGACCCGCGCGGCATGTCCCGCAGCACGCTGGACGACCCCGAAGCCGAGCAGAGCGTGGCCGAACACGCCGACGACGCCTTGCGGATACTGGAACTGCTGTCGCCCGATGAGCCCGCCCGGGTGTTCGGCTCCAGCTCGGGCGCGATCGCCGCCCTGCACCTGCTCACCGCCCATCCCGGACGCATCGAACGCCTCGTGGCACACGAGCCGCCGGTGGTGGAGGTCCTGCCGGACGCCCCCGCACACCGCGCGCTCCTGGCGCGCGTACAGGCGACCTTCCGTGCGGAGGGGCTCATGCCGGCGATGGCTGTGTTCGCGGCCGGTCTCAAGAAGGACGGCGACACCTCGGAGCCGATGGCCGCGAGCGAGCCGGAGACTGAGAGCCAGCCGAAGGCCGGGATGGAGGCAAAGGCCGGCTTCACGCTTCCACCGCAGGCAGCGGCGCGGGCCCGGCAGACGATGGCCAACCTGCCCTACTTCGTCGGGCGCATCGTGCCGAGCTTCATGTCCTACGTCCCGGACGTGAACCGGCTGGAGGCACTGGCGGACCGGCTCGTGCTCGCCTGCGGCCAGGACTCACGCGGCGAGCTGCCCTACCGTCCGGCCGCCTTCCTGGCCGAGCGTCTCGGCATCGAACTCCGGCACTTCCCCGGCGGGCACACCGGCCTGACCACGCACCCCGCCGAGTTCGGCGAGTTCCTCCGCAAGGCATTGCGCGGCTGA
- a CDS encoding tetratricopeptide repeat protein — MEPFDVDPSRDPFDVDPSRDPARDPFGDVSRRRAEVEVNHGIISLGDGAKNTINNYHHPLPPAASLSWPGGPGRLSPTALTPGRFVGRERELHDLHTAMRSGTGLIAQTVAGLGGVGKSALACRYAQMRQDAYSPVWWITADSPDRIEAGLAALAVRMVPELNSAPLPDAAAWARSWLACHDGWLLVLDDVAAPADVQELIGSLGGAGRFLITSRLAEGWQDLVDRPVTLGAMPAEDATELLRRSSGRADLPDAARLSGRLGHLPLAVAQAGAYLSQTGISVGEYLDLLDDSSAETFRHAAAGTPEDRTIAAVWTVTLDRIAAQDALALEVFRTLAWFAPDGIPRGLLTPMADQGPLVHALGLLRAYRMANAVGGSLSVHRLVQEVFRTPDAAIRHRDDEAVARARVRAVDLLHRARPPLDAGLEAWQRFLPHADALVAYTTPAQDDPATTGVFEAAAAFLGSQNLQHRAIRYCVRIADFHERTQGTQGTQGAHGMQEMPGAQGTPGAQGTYAPAALRALNARANLAAAYLAAGDRARGRDLLMANLSDQQRILGPDHRLTLTSRAHLASFTYDDGDRDLGIELMEANLAHRERALGPDHPDTLVARGNLAIAHHERGTMGRAVGLFEAQLADCARILGPDQFDTLRARYHLASAHHAAGDATESARQLGALRADCERVLGASHPVTAAVRSDVAAVEAELTQRPRDDIEQLRAELVACEREHGPEHRQTVSVRAVLGSAYFRAGDLRSAIEVLEAALGYALWVLGPDHPATLNIRHQLGDAYYAAGRYALGTEMVREALADCERVLGPDQWETTNVRATLVYMAASSLLNLIPGARAARRLLKRMRRRSLPDGHQGWIRSAPDPERIRAAAAEGLRRCQTGELRAAEGYLRVAADGGNSSAMANLGMVLARTGRPAGAEFWLLRAVEAGEETASGPLGGLLVETGRFKEAQPWLRRAAATGSVDSMMDLGHILIRTRRGRREAELWYRRAAAAGDPEAARFLEQWATLHPQRRPGPG; from the coding sequence CTCCCGCGACCCGTTCGACGTGGACCCTTCCCGCGACCCCGCCCGCGACCCGTTCGGCGACGTTTCCCGTCGGCGGGCCGAGGTCGAGGTCAACCACGGGATCATCTCCCTGGGCGACGGTGCGAAGAACACGATCAACAACTACCACCACCCCCTGCCCCCGGCGGCGTCGCTGAGCTGGCCGGGCGGGCCGGGCAGGCTCTCTCCGACCGCCCTGACCCCCGGCCGGTTCGTGGGCCGGGAGCGGGAACTCCACGATCTGCACACCGCCATGCGGTCCGGCACGGGGCTGATCGCCCAGACCGTCGCGGGCCTCGGCGGAGTCGGCAAATCGGCGCTGGCCTGCCGGTACGCCCAGATGCGGCAGGACGCGTACAGCCCCGTCTGGTGGATCACCGCCGACAGTCCCGACCGGATCGAGGCGGGCCTGGCCGCGCTGGCCGTACGCATGGTGCCCGAGCTGAACAGCGCTCCCCTGCCGGACGCCGCCGCGTGGGCGCGCAGTTGGCTGGCCTGTCACGACGGGTGGCTGCTGGTCCTGGACGACGTCGCCGCACCGGCCGATGTGCAGGAGCTGATCGGTTCGCTCGGGGGCGCCGGGCGTTTCCTGATCACCAGCCGCCTCGCCGAGGGCTGGCAGGACCTGGTCGACCGGCCCGTGACGCTCGGGGCCATGCCGGCCGAGGACGCCACGGAACTGCTGCGGCGCTCCTCGGGCCGCGCGGACCTTCCCGACGCGGCCCGGCTGAGTGGGCGGCTGGGTCATCTGCCCCTCGCCGTCGCGCAGGCGGGCGCCTATCTGTCCCAGACCGGCATCAGCGTCGGCGAGTACCTGGACCTCCTGGACGACAGCAGCGCCGAAACCTTTCGCCACGCGGCTGCCGGGACACCCGAGGACCGGACGATCGCCGCCGTCTGGACCGTGACCCTGGACAGGATCGCCGCGCAGGACGCGCTCGCCCTCGAAGTGTTCAGGACCCTGGCCTGGTTCGCCCCGGACGGCATCCCGCGCGGCCTCCTGACGCCGATGGCCGATCAGGGGCCGCTCGTCCACGCCCTGGGCCTGCTCCGCGCGTACCGGATGGCCAATGCCGTCGGCGGTTCGCTGTCGGTGCACCGGCTCGTGCAGGAGGTGTTCCGCACACCCGACGCGGCGATCCGGCACCGCGACGACGAGGCCGTCGCCCGGGCGCGCGTGCGGGCGGTGGACCTCCTCCACCGGGCCCGCCCCCCGCTCGACGCCGGGCTGGAGGCCTGGCAGCGGTTCCTGCCGCACGCCGACGCCCTGGTCGCGTACACGACCCCGGCGCAGGACGACCCCGCGACGACCGGCGTCTTCGAGGCGGCCGCGGCCTTCCTCGGCAGCCAGAACCTGCAGCACCGGGCGATCCGGTACTGCGTCCGGATCGCCGACTTCCACGAGCGGACGCAGGGGACGCAGGGGACGCAGGGGGCACACGGGATGCAGGAGATGCCGGGGGCGCAAGGGACACCGGGGGCGCAGGGGACGTACGCTCCCGCTGCCCTGCGCGCCCTCAACGCCCGCGCCAACCTGGCCGCCGCGTACCTCGCGGCCGGGGACCGGGCCCGGGGCCGTGATCTGCTCATGGCGAACCTGTCCGACCAGCAGCGGATCCTGGGCCCCGACCACCGCCTGACCCTGACGTCCCGGGCCCACCTGGCCTCCTTCACCTACGACGACGGTGACCGGGACCTCGGTATCGAGCTGATGGAGGCGAACCTCGCCCACCGGGAACGGGCGCTGGGGCCGGACCATCCCGACACGCTGGTCGCCCGCGGCAATCTCGCCATCGCCCATCACGAACGCGGCACCATGGGCCGGGCGGTCGGTCTGTTCGAAGCCCAGCTCGCCGACTGTGCCAGGATCCTGGGCCCGGACCAGTTCGACACCCTGCGCGCCCGCTACCACCTCGCCAGTGCCCACCACGCCGCCGGGGACGCGACGGAATCCGCCCGGCAGCTCGGGGCGCTCCGCGCCGACTGCGAGCGGGTCCTGGGGGCGAGCCACCCCGTGACCGCAGCCGTACGCTCGGACGTCGCCGCCGTCGAAGCGGAACTCACCCAGCGGCCGCGCGACGACATCGAACAGCTACGGGCGGAACTCGTCGCATGCGAACGGGAGCACGGACCGGAGCACCGGCAGACCGTGTCCGTCCGCGCCGTGCTCGGGAGTGCCTATTTCCGGGCCGGAGACCTCCGGTCGGCCATCGAGGTGCTGGAAGCCGCTCTGGGGTACGCCCTGTGGGTGCTGGGCCCGGACCATCCGGCCACTCTTAACATCCGTCACCAGCTCGGCGACGCCTACTACGCGGCCGGCCGGTACGCGCTGGGAACCGAGATGGTCCGGGAGGCGCTGGCCGACTGCGAACGGGTGCTGGGCCCGGACCAGTGGGAGACCACGAACGTCAGGGCCACCCTCGTCTACATGGCCGCGTCCTCCCTGCTCAACCTCATCCCCGGGGCCCGGGCGGCGAGGCGCCTGCTGAAGCGGATGCGCCGCCGCAGCCTGCCCGACGGGCACCAGGGGTGGATCCGTAGCGCCCCCGACCCCGAGCGGATCCGCGCGGCGGCGGCCGAGGGCCTGCGGCGGTGCCAGACGGGCGAACTACGCGCGGCGGAAGGATACTTGCGCGTTGCCGCCGACGGCGGGAACAGCTCGGCGATGGCCAATCTGGGCATGGTGCTGGCCCGGACCGGCCGCCCCGCCGGAGCCGAGTTCTGGCTGCTGCGCGCGGTGGAGGCCGGCGAAGAGACCGCGAGCGGCCCGCTCGGGGGCCTGCTGGTCGAGACGGGACGGTTCAAGGAGGCACAACCCTGGCTCAGGCGCGCCGCGGCGACCGGCTCGGTCGACTCGATGATGGACCTCGGGCACATCCTCATCCGCACCCGCCGCGGGCGGCGCGAGGCCGAGCTGTGGTACCGGCGGGCGGCGGCCGCGGGTGACCCGGAGGCCGCCCGCTTCCTGGAACAGTGGGCGACCCTGCACCCCCAACGACGGCCGGGGCCCGGCTGA